AACAACCTTTCTTTGACAGTCTGgtaataacatatatatttttgtaatccccttttaatttcttttattttgatacccctACTGAATAGGATtggctaatttttaaatttttttctaaaacctaCCCAAGGGAGCTCGagtttttaagacgaatataagGATACCTTAACAGTGGAAATCCTTCGAGCCGTTTGGAatatacgaggtaataaagaaatttacatgcAAATAATACGCGTGAAAAGCATAATCACTCCTTGCCAGTCGGATAACAAGATACTCGCGAAAACAATCGGGTACAAAGATCTATTGCatcttttatttacaaaacttcaAGAGGGggagaaaaagaaaaatcataacATATAcgcaatttataaaaaatttattttgatttaagtttTTTCACAGTTGTTGAGGTAGTTTCATTCGTTGAAGTTTTACGTTTTAAATACGCTGGTCTTTCAGTCATAAATACTTTATACACTTGATGCTCTAAATATTGTGATAAAATTCCGTGTGCTGTTTTCTTTGCAGTTGTATCAGGTGGTAAACGTTTTCTCTCTAACAAACTTACTAatgcatcaaattttttatgcaacCATTCCACTACTTTTTCTTCgctgtatttaaatttatcatcctaaaaattaattaaaatcaacacTATCGACGCTTCAGAAACTTTTTACactcaaaatcatttaaaaaaaactttttatagtaatattttattaaatattaagagttcgttcaaaccaaagtggcaccgagcaagagaggtATTCTTTAATGTTTTGTGAACACGTCCATCCAACATAGGGATTATGAACACACCcattttcaagcaaaaaaattaaatacaaaccgTATGATCAACAgcaaattgcaaatattttagaccaacacaattttttatttcaattaaatctgGATATTctttattagttaaaatttcatttagagTCATATAATTAAGCGGCCTATCCCTCAAATATGgtaaaactgaaattaaaaagattatttaatgataaacCTTCGTTATAAAAATTCTGTGCAGATAGAACAATGCATGGATTTCAAGTTACCTATAAAAATAGGATCAATTGGactagaaaatacaaattttccagTACTTTTTACGTTTTCATCGATAAAATATGAGGAGTTTGTTTGATAGAATATTAACTCATGTAACatgttatcaataaaataaaattttgccgCCTCTCTCTTTTTAGGATGATTTAATGTTAGTAGTTTACCATCTGAAGAAGTTTCTTGGCCATAATTAATTGGCAagccttaaaataaaattttctgtattattaaatgtaaaaattagaaataattattaggtTTCTACTtacctttaataaaaaatgttgtcaATTCTGTTTCCATTTTAGTCGGCATGATTAACTATCGACAAAATAacgaaaaactgcaaaaaattttaaaaacttgattttaaagtttcatCTAACCAAATTTTATGGTCAAAAtcgtttcatttattataattaaatttttgtttttttactccattccaaaattttttggtgGTGTTTCATTAGTGTTTCTTATAAAGTTATAAACCGCTCGCACCACAAAAACAAGAACTAAAATACAGCACTTCAGGGACGTACTTACATTGGGCcccctaaaaaattaaatgacagTTATTGCAAACTTAACCGGTCTAATTTGGCTCTCTAAACTAATTATACGCTGATATCTCACTCAAtaaaacgtacaaaaaaaaggtatttaataCTACCAGATAACGTAAGTTtattccaaaaagtataaaatcttGTCCGTTTGGCTATTGTACAAAATTGACTTTATATCGCTTGGAATCCTATAAGATCGTTATATCAGAGCGCTTTCAGGTGATACATGAATCTGTAAACCACTCATCCAAGATCCAGCCGTCAAATgaaatattagttattattaaatatttgcagGGCTAAATTTATACCTGATTACCCTCCTTGTAATTCTCGTGTTAATTATGAACtgtcaaattttgaattattttgaaaattcttaaaaaccatttgaaaactttatagttaattttaccatgatagtttttaaataaatattttagttgcaAAATTAATCGATGAGCGAATACGACGAATTATTTGATgccgattttgataataatatgtaggttaagataataatatataacttttaatattacaCTCAAGTTACATATCCTTTGTTTTGATTTTAGAAACTTTGAATTATGCAATGAAAATGACGAAGAAAAATTTGATGGACTTGATAAACATGCGGCACAAACATGGATTTACCCCACCAACTTGCCATTACGCCAATATCAATTCGATATTGTACAAACCGCATTATTTCATAATACCATGGTAAACTTGACGATCATTTATTTGAATCACAGTATCGTAGATAAACCTCATTCAACTTATTTTGCTTTACTTGTAGGTCAGTCTTCCAACAGGTCTTGGAAAAACCATGATAGCTGCCGTCgttatgtataatatgtatcgCTGGTATCCAACGGGACGTATAATTTTTATGGCACCAACAAGACCTTTAGTAGCCCAACAAGCTGATGCATGCCGTAAAATAACATGTATTCCAAAAGAACATACAATACAATTAACTGGTGATACTCAAAATACGACTCGTGGACCTTTATGGGAAAAAATTCGTGTATTTTTTATCACACCACAAATCCTACAAAAAGATTTGCAATCAAAAATATGTCCAGCACATTTAATACGTTGTATAGTTATCGATGAAGCTCATCGAGCTCGAGGAAACTACGCGTATTGTGAAGTTTTACGATTATTAGGAGATCATGCATCGAAAATACGTATATTAGCGTTAAGTGCCACACCTGGAGCAACACCAACTCAGGTAGCTGAAGTATGTCGTGCGCTAAAGATCTCACGACTTGAAGTACGTACCGAATCCAGTGAAGATGTTAAACCGTacgtgtttaataaaataacagaaaCAGTTGTTGTACCTTTAGGAGAACCTCTGGCATCTATACGTGATAAATATATTGAGGTAAATTTTGAGgaaaatatttctgaaactttatttattttgaaaattatcactTTTGTTGTAGATTTTGGATCAGTACACACGAAGACTTATGAAAAGTGGGGTATTAACTGGGTCAGCTGGGAATGTTCACAAAGGGCgaatttttatgattcaaaaagaatataaagaaaattgtcaACGAATGGGAAAGTaagacttttaaaaaatattttccagaggcttttcttttctaaatcttaaaatttttaactatgcaTGAGATGGAAATAAtcttagaaaattttctgataTTAACCAATTTATACATATCTTTATATAACTTGTTACCATTGCAACGGTTGTTGAAACAGTATGATTTGCCATTCATTTTGCGATACAACTTtgtctgtaataaaatttaatattttttgtaggcGTCCTGATAACTATATTTTACAAGATCTCACATTTTGTCTCACACTGTATCATGCCTTTGAAGTTTTGATAAAACATGGTTTACGAGGGtttgttactttttataatggttcgtattccaatttaaaatacttttgttaagaaatatcaaaaatttttatttatttagaacatGGAGGCGATAAAGGTTGGGTCCGAAAAGATGAACGCTTAACGaatttgttaaatgaaattcaaaCATATTTAGGATCGGCAGAATTAAATGTTTGCCAACTACCGGATGGAACTGTTCCTGAGGTTAGTAAACAAACTGGatggtaaaatttataaatgtattgacAAATGCAACCGGTTAATACACCGGTTAATAATTAATCCCTACCGATTTAAGCACCACCGAAACTTCGTAAAAACTCGTCTGAAATTTGAGTTATCGATGGAGTATAAGTGGTGGAAACGAGTTGTTTTATGTGCAGTTTCGATACAAGATTCGTATCACCTTTTCTCGAGATTCGGTGGAATATTTTCGGTTTTCTTAAGAAGTATGAACACCATATTTTTAAGAACACCATCCATACTTCGTGA
This genomic interval from Chrysoperla carnea chromosome 1, inChrCarn1.1, whole genome shotgun sequence contains the following:
- the LOC123305749 gene encoding ribonuclease H2 subunit B encodes the protein MPTKMETELTTFFIKGLPINYGQETSSDGKLLTLNHPKKREAAKFYFIDNMLHELIFYQTNSSYFIDENVKSTGKFVFSSPIDPIFIVLPYLRDRPLNYMTLNEILTNKEYPDLIEIKNCVGLKYLQFAVDHTDDKFKYSEEKVVEWLHKKFDALVSLLERKRLPPDTTAKKTAHGILSQYLEHQVYKVFMTERPAYLKRKTSTNETTSTTVKKLKSK
- the LOC123293373 gene encoding Fanconi anemia group M protein homolog yields the protein MSEYDELFDADFDNNINFELCNENDEEKFDGLDKHAAQTWIYPTNLPLRQYQFDIVQTALFHNTMVSLPTGLGKTMIAAVVMYNMYRWYPTGRIIFMAPTRPLVAQQADACRKITCIPKEHTIQLTGDTQNTTRGPLWEKIRVFFITPQILQKDLQSKICPAHLIRCIVIDEAHRARGNYAYCEVLRLLGDHASKIRILALSATPGATPTQVAEVCRALKISRLEVRTESSEDVKPYVFNKITETVVVPLGEPLASIRDKYIEILDQYTRRLMKSGVLTGSAGNVHKGRIFMIQKEYKENCQRMGKRPDNYILQDLTFCLTLYHAFEVLIKHGLRGFVTFYNEHGGDKGWVRKDERLTNLLNEIQTYLGSAELNVCQLPDGTVPEIDPNFVFGHPKFNKLRDICQQHFTKYPDTRVMIFCEYRDSVQEAFAALLTCRPLIRPRMFLGQSAISQKQQLFVMEKFRKGECNTLICTCVAEEGLDVAAVQLIICFDIANRSPIRLAQRMGRTGRHQIGRVVILVTEGREQQTLAETMQQSSLLDEKLTKSMIVKTSLLPSGPPVIPTRIQPNCLQLHMESADEKSGKKQVSPKQSRRVSKKADENEVLNFNQKLPDDNFIPNTEQNLWTFSKGKKNVNR